The following are from one region of the Littorina saxatilis isolate snail1 linkage group LG2, US_GU_Lsax_2.0, whole genome shotgun sequence genome:
- the LOC138960102 gene encoding uncharacterized protein → MLITVGNILAALLLCGGQLSLASVWHSLGPNECNNGLKMETCGYGEFCSEDRVKKGCRNCTDPAFFSQWSEDKLEEFRTRFPSCEVFLREKLWKRREIALQNQTDTQTTEIHELQDLIEELHNWRLVLLPVVTIVTVILIVVSVRYLQLRQENKIIRQQTGSADMSPSCFTRKSGKSLAQAGADGEGDISTYAKLSMVGEEGERRPTPTAPIPTTDSGHASETDSLTESQHSSPC, encoded by the exons ATGCTTATCACAGTGGGCAATATTCTGGCAGCCTTGCTGCTTTGTGGAGGACAGCTTTCTCTAGCCTCCGTGTGGCACAGTCTTGGACCGAATGAGTGTAATAACGGACTTAAGATGGAAACCTGTGGATACGGTGAGTTCTGTTCGGAAGACCGTGTCAAGAAAGGATGCAGAAACTGCACTGACCCTGCTTTTTTCTCACAGTGGAGCGAGGACAAACTCGAGGAATTCAGGACACGATTTCCATCGTGTGAGGTATTCTTAAGAG AAAAGCTGTGGAAGAGGAGAGAGATAGCCTTGCAGAACCAAaccgacacacagacaacaGAAATTCATGAGCTACAGGACCTTATTGAGGAGCTGC ACAACTGGCGCCTTGTTTTGCTTCCTGTCGTCACAATTGTGACTGTGATCCTGATTGTCGTGTCTGTGAGGTATCTACAGCTGAGACAGGAAAACAAGATCATAAGACAACAAACCGGCAGTGCTG ACATGTCACCCAGCTGCTTTACCCGTAAGAGTGGGAAGTCTCTCGCACAGGCTGGGGCGGACGGAGAAGGAGACATTTCAACCTATGCCAAACTGAGTATGGTGGGCGAGGAGGGGGAAAGACGACCGACTCCAACAgcccccatccccaccaccgACAGTGGCCATGCCAGCGAGACCGACAGTTTGACCGAAAGCCAGCACAGTTCTCCGTGTTAG
- the LOC138960098 gene encoding J domain-containing protein DDB_G0295729-like yields MELSTSLLLVIVLSVVGWPHYSNAAGCPDGHFPCHQDCCINAVQFCNNHGSQLRCQKCELRKAHCGTPDVHEHCFLYCDKLLAAMTTLLSTTMTDNSTIPGVTQDRSVSTPVLTSEILAAIVVPCVLVVVIVVSVFVLVRCVLAKRRNWWTNTCRLVCKQNEHENDVETPLDEPPSQRDHNLRGPADNTPLLDSRPSGTGQPSAETIEDPTVLSSLKKRESDATLESKEGAATSEVKEISHADNEQSAVEKDAPQQRQVSSGNSPASSRSSHGQGDTTSLSSQASGGDESSPSPAASGGRSGNRDKGRRQEVKRRATDSARRSNDHNNDHNNDHNNDHNNDHNNDSRRAKAGDPTYSNSGPSCQSDGNLTQSNQTHINIYTQGVGQPRPVDFNVSTPPNSAYPVRSDAPTGSPSSAQAPYNPSPHCNDQRLHTNPSKPPDHEQEKAELATGVENPTWQYRHLQNPIT; encoded by the exons ATGGAGCTTTCCACAAGCCTACTACTTGTAATTGTGCTTAGTGTTGTGGGATGGCCACACTACTCAAATGCAG CAGGCTGCCCAGATGGGCATTTCCCGTGCCACCAAGATTGCTGCATCAACGCGGTTCAGTTCTGCAACAACCACGGGAGCCAGTTGCGCTGTCAGAAGTGTGAGCTGCGAAAAGCCCATTGCGGGACACCCGACGTACATGAGCATTGCTTCTTGTACTGCGACAAGCTTCTTGCAGCCATGACCACACTGTTGTCGACAACCATGACGGATAATTCCACTATCCCAGGTGTTACCCAGGATCGGTCGGTTTCAACTCCAG TCCTGACATCAGAGATCCTGGCGGCGATTGTTGTCCCGTGCGTTCTTGTCGTCGTCATCGTGGTGTCAGTCTTTGTCCTAGTACGGTGCGTCCTGGCCAAGCGTCGGAACTGGTGGACAAACACTTGCCGTCTGGTGTGCAAACAAAATGAACATGAAAATG ATGTTGAAACTCCCCTCGACGAGCCACCAAGCCAAAGAGACCACAATCTTCGGGGGCCTGCAGACAACACACCGCTCCTGGACAGTCGTCCCTCGGGCACCGGTCAGCCATCAGCGGAAACCATCGAGGACCCTACGGTGCTGAGTTCCCTCAAAAAGCGGGAAAGCGATGCTACACTGGAGTCCAAGGAAGGGGCTGCTACCTCTGAAGTGAAGGAAATCTCGCATGCCGACAACGAGCAGTCGGCTGTTGAAAAAGATGCTCCCCAGCAGCGACAAGTCTCTTCTGGCAACAGCCCCGCAAGCAGCAGAAGCTCCCATGGGCAAGGTGACACCACCTCACTGAGTTCTCAGGCCAGCGGCGGTGATGAGTCGTCCCCATCTCCAGCTGCAAGCGGCGGTCGCTCTGGCAACCGCGACAAGGGACGACGACAAGAAGTCAAACGTCGTGCTACTGATTCGGCGAGACGCTCCAACGATCACAACAACGACCACAACAACGACCACAACAACGACCACAACAACGACCACAACAACGACAGTCGGAGAGCGAAAGCGGGGGATCCCACGTACAGCAACAGCGGTCCTTCCTGTCAAAGTGACGGTAATTTGACCCAGTCAAACCAGACCCACATCAACATATACACCCAAGGGGTCGGTCAGCCACGACCGGTAGATTTCAACGTGTCAACGCCCCCTAACAGCGCGTACCCTGTCCGCAGTGATGCCCCGACTGGAAGCCCCAGCAGCGCCCAGGCTCCGTACAACCCTTCGCCTCATTGCAACGACCAGCGTCTCCACACCAACCCCAGCAAACCCCCCGACCACGAGCAAGAGAAGGCGGAGCTTGCCACAGGCGTCGAGAACCCCACCTGGCAGTATCGTCATTTGCAAAATCCCATAACTTAG